From a region of the Tursiops truncatus isolate mTurTru1 chromosome 13, mTurTru1.mat.Y, whole genome shotgun sequence genome:
- the TMEM200C gene encoding transmembrane protein 200C: MIATGGLLRISARKQDPLRPPSQVPKRRRKAKKRRKNDVVVVKGKLKLCSVSGLIALCGILVLLVGIALAVVGYWPKANGTNREGGKQLPPAGSGHRVPTMTNSSSSGSRNRSRKHPGPPEDVTASSVGAPRSTPPARSSAPSSSSPTSVGFFFRIFSSYLHSDKLKVFGPLIMGIGIFLFICANAVLHENRDKKTKIINLRDLYSTVIDVHSLRAKDLAAAAAAAAAASSSSSAPASAPPGAAPLNGFLSYVQSRGLELKPGGCGGAGDAFGATAMLGRGARPHPAAVGGGGARGAASPPDLASSPCRPREPQSLAEAVYSIYRERSGVAGRRRAAAATAAASSSSSPAPCSPPESWGRQSTASSLVGSSLSAFALLPLPGDRDGDGDAAGASRGWQRPPGERGSREIPRGEPDLSFTDLRGARGGARWAPCEPEEPAGAAAACTARGQGGRLPRTGRYAALRRRSTSGLPDYRAPSSPEPPPASRSADLDSTVPAPASSPEPPLRRERSPPAGPDSPSSQSDDPSCSNKGYTPLREAGTSLESVVDPVAGESPDGDAATSPGAEQSPPEGPGQKPPAGEPPQRVQRQFTNEEKLFMISRSHAPLVEDGELETTGI, from the coding sequence ATGATCGCCACCGGCGGCCTGCTGAGGATTTCCGCCAGAAAGCAGGATCCCCTCCGCCCCCCAAGCCAAGTCCCCAAGCGCAGGCGGAAAGCCAAGAAGAGGCGCAAGAACGACGTGGTGGTGGTGAAAGGCAAGCTGAAGCTCTGTTCCGTCTCCGGGCTCATCGCCCTCTGCGGGATCCTGGTGCTGCTGGTGGGCATAGCCTTGGCGGTGGTGGGCTACTGGCCCAAGGCCAACGGGACCAACAGGGAGGGGGGTAAGCAGCTGCCGCCCGCAGGCAGCGGCCACCGCGTCCCCACCATGaccaacagcagcagcagtggcagcagaaACCGGTCCAGGAAGCACCCGGGGCCTCCGGAGGATGTCACCGCCAGTTCCGTGGGCGCGCCCAGGAGCACGCCTCCAGCACGGTCCTCCGCACCCTCTTCGTCCTCTCCTACGTCCGTGGGCTTCTTCTTCCGCATTTTCTCCAGCTACCTACACTCGGACAAGCTCAAGGTCTTTGGGCCCCTCATCATGGGCATCGGCATCTTCCTATTCATCTGCGCCAACGCAGTGCTACATGAAAACCGGGACAAGAAGACCAAGATCATCAACCTGCGGGACCTCTACTCCACCGTCATCGACGTGCACAGCCTCCGCGCCAAAGACCTGGCAGCCGCCGCGGCTGCGGcagccgccgcctcctcctcgtcctccgcCCCTGCCTCGGCGCCCCCAGGGGCCGCGCCGCTCAACGGCTTCCTCAGCTACGTGCAGTCGCGAGGCCTGGAGCTGAAGCCCGGAGGCTGTGGCGGCGCCGGGGACGCCTTCGGGGCGACGGCGATGCTGGGCAGGGGTGCGCGGCCCCACCCAGCGGcggtgggtgggggcggggcccggggcgCCGCGTCCCCCCCAGACCTGGCCTCGTCCCCGTGCCGCCCGCGGGAGCCCCAGAGCCTGGCGGAGGCCGTGTACAGCATCTACCGTGAGCGCTCCGGCGTGGCCGGCCGTCGccgggccgccgccgccaccgcggccgccagcagcagcagcagcccggCGCCCTGCAGCCCCCCCGAGAGCTGGGGCCGCCAGAGCACCGCCAGCTCCCTCGTGGGCTCCTCACTGAGCGCCTTCGCGCTGCTGCCCCTACCGGGGGACCGCGATGGGGATGGGGACGCAGCGGGCGCGAGCCGAGGCTGGCAGCGGCCGCCCGGGGAGCGCGGCTCCCGGGAGATCCCGCGGGGCGAGCCCGACCTGAGCTTCACCGACCTCCGCGGCGCCCGGGGCGGCGCGCGCTGGGCGCCCTGCGAGCCGGAGGAGCCGGCGGGCGCGGCGGCCGCGTGCACCGCCAGGGGGCAGGGCGGCCGCCTGCCCAGGACCGGCAGGTACGCGGCCCTGCGACGCCGCAGCACCAGCGGGCTCCCGGACTACCGGGCGCCCTCGTCCCCCGAGCCCCCGCCCGCCTCGCGCAGCGCGGACCTGGACTCGACCGTCCCGGCCCCAGCTTCCTCCCCCGAGCCCCCGCTGCGGCGGGAGCGCTCGCCCCCCGCCGGGCCGGACTCGCCGAGCTCCCAGTCGGATGACCCGTCCTGCAGCAATAAGGGCTACACCCCGCTGCGGGAGGCCGGCACCTCCCTGGAGTCGGTGGTGGACCCGGTGGCTGGTGAAAGTCCAGACGGTGATGCCGCCACCTCCCCGGGGGCGGAGCAGAGTCCCCCCGAGGGCCCTGGCCAGAAGCCCCCAGCGGGCGAGCCCCCCCAGCGGGTGCAGAGGCAGTTTACAAACGAGGAGAAACTCTTCATGATTTCCCGATCTCACGCCCCATTGGTCGAGGACGGAGAACTGGAAACTACTGGCATTTAG